The window ATGAAGGAGTTTTCACATCCCGGGCGTAAGGAAAAACAGCTGGCGAATCTGAACAACGCGTTGCGGAATACCCTTACCGTGACCCGCAATGAGTGGAAGTATGTGGCCGATGTGGAGCTGGATCTGGATGATGCCCTGCCGGAAGTGTATTGTCTGCTGGCGGAGATCAATCAGGTATTCATGAATATTCTTGTGAACGCCTCGCACGCCATTGCCGAAAAACTTAGCAGGGACCATGTGAAACGGACCCAAAGTACAGGCACCATATCCGTATCAGGGGATAAGGGGCTCATTCATTTGTCGAGCTGTGCGCAGAACAATATGGCTGTGATCCGTATTTCAGATACCGGAATCGGTATCCCCCAAGAGCACCTGCAACTGATATTTGATCCTTTCTTCACCACCAAGGAGGTGGGCAAGGGAACCGGACAAGGGTTGGCCATCGCACGTGACGTGGTGGTGAACAAGCATGGGGGAGCGTTGGACGTTGAATCAGAACCTGGCAAGGGAACCACGTTTACCATCTCGCTGCCCATGGCTCGCTTCCGATGAATATAGCGTTCTATCTGACGTATTCGGGTGCCCAGAGGTAGTAAAAACCTGTTCTGGGAACCGCCAGAAATTCGGCAAGACTGATGTTGATGAGGGCGGCACTGTCCGCTGTCCGTGTTTCCATGTTGTTGTAGACGCTCTCATTGGGGAAGCTGGACTCGCGATAGGCCACTACCCTCGGGTTTTCAATTCCCGCCTTTTCTTCCACCATGCGCAATGCATCTTCCATATATCCGATTCTGTCCACCAATCCTGCCTCAAGAGCTTGATTGGCGGTGAGGATGCGTGCGTCGGCAAACAGGGATGCCTGCGTTTGCGAGAGCTTTCTGCTCTCCTGCACAAGCGTCTGGAAACGGTTGTTCATTGTGTCGATCATGGTCTGGAACAGGGCCTGCTCTTCTTCGGTTTCTTCCCTGAAAGGAGAGCCCATGTCCTTGTGGGCACCGGATTTTGTGACAATGGCCTCTACGCCGATTTTGTCCATGAGACCTGAAACCTGCGGTCTGATGAACACTGTGCCGATGGAGCCTGTCACCGTGGAAGGATGGGCGACGATGCCGTCTGCCGCCGTGGCGATGTAGTACCCGCCGGAGGCAGCAATATCCATGAACAGGGCGACAACCTTGTTGCCCGTATCCTTTTTGTAGCGGGCCAGCTCATGCTGGATGACATCGCTTGCGGTCACACCGCCGCCGGGACTGTCGATGACCAGCAGCACGGAACGGATGGCATCGTCTTCCCGTGCGGCATCCAGTCGTGTAACCACCTGCTGGACCATGCCCGGCCGGGAACTGAGCCAGCCGCGGCTGGGTTTGTTGTCTATGACGCCGTGTATGTTGATGAGCAGTATCTTGTCGTCGCCATCGCCTTGCAGGGTGTACTGTTGCAGGGGAGAAGGCTCGCCGAAGAGCTTTACCTTCGGGGCGCAGCCTGAGAGCGTGATCACCGCGAAGAACAGGAATATCGTTGCAAGGCGGGGATTGATTCGCATGGTCAACTCCTTGATGTCTTTTTCAGAGTATGGGAGTGCTGGACAGGGTTGCGGAAATGCCGCACGGTTGTACCCTATCGCTCCGTGAAATTGCGGGCAATGCGCTCAGCCGTATTTTTTCATTGTTTTACATAGTTGAGATTGTGCCGTTCCTGCATGATGCGGTGCAAGGAGATGAATATGTCTTTTGAGGATGCCAATCCGTTCAAGAAGCTGGATAAATTGTTGTTCAAGGATGCTGAAGACCCGAAGGGAAAGAAGCAGAAGGATACCCTTGTCCGGAAGACGTCGGCCGCCAAGTCCGGCAAGATGGGGAACGCCAAGTCGCCCAGCGGAAACGGTGCTGCTGTTAATGACATGTTGCAGGAAGAAGGGGCTGCTGACTTCATGCGTGCCATGACAGGGGTTGCCCGTCTGGAAAAAGCCAAGTCGTCCAAGGCGGGCGGCGGTGCTTCCTCTTCTGCAAAGGCGGACGTTGCCGGAACTTTGGCGCATGGTAAGAGCAGTCAGCCGCCACAGGATGAGGGTATTTTTTCCATGGCCGATCTTGAAGAGTTCAAGCAGGTTGCCAAGAAGGGAACCTCGCAGGAGATCAAGTCTTCCCACGAGGATAGCGATGCCAGAAAGCGTTCCCGGGATGCCGTTGTGAAGCGCGAGACGCTGACCGTGCAGCAGGCGGAAGATATGCAGAGCCATGGGGAAGACGCGGAAGAGGATGCTTTCATGCAGGCCATGGAGGGCGTTTCCGGCATCACTTCGCGCGGGCGGGATATTCGCAAGCGGCCTGAACTTGCTCAGAAGGGGCAGGGGGCGGCCCATGCCGCGCAGGCGTTGCAGGACCTGCTGGATGGCACCATAGAGTTTCAGCTTGAATACACGGAAGAGTTCATACAGGGACACGTCAGCGGTTTTGATCCTGTGGTGCTTGGCAAGCTTCGCGCAGGTCAGTACAGCCCCGAGGCGCATCTTGATCTGCATGGCATGGTGGCGCAGGAAGCCTATGATGCCTTGGTGATGTTCATGCGCATGGCCTACAACAAGGGAATGCGGAACGTACTGCTCATTCCCGGACGGGGCAAGAACTCACCGGAAGGCTTCGGGGTGTTGCGTCAGAAAATGCAGCATTGGCTGACAAGGGATCCCTTCAAGCGGGTCGTTCTGGCTTTTTGTACCGCACAGCCCAGAGATGGCGGTGCAGGGGCTGTATACGTCATGTTGCGCAAGATGAAGAAGAGCCACGGAAAGATTCAGTGGGATCGGACACCTTCGGATCCCGACCTGTTTGTGTAGGCACGGCCCGATTGGTAGCGGAAGGGGCTAGTTCCCGTATTCGCTTTGGATCTCGCTGGTAATGTAGGGGACCTGAGGTGCCGATTTGCACTGGTACATGGCCTTGTCCGCCATGGTCAGCAGCGAGTCGGGATCTGTGCCGTGCTGCGGACACAGGGCTATACCGATGGCGGTTTCCACCTGTCTTTCCTGCCCGTTGATCGTAACGGGCAGGCGGACGGCTTCGGCGATGCGGGTCGCGGCCTTGTGAATCTCCGTCTCGTTTCTGATGTTGTGCAGTAGCACGACGAATTCGTCGCCGCCGAGCCGTGCGGCGAAGTCAACTTCCCGCAGGCTTTCGGAAATGCGGTCTGCTATGGTTTTCAGTACCAGATCGCCCGCATCGTGGCCCAGCGTATCGTTGATCTCCTTGAAATTATTCAGGTCGAGGAAGAGCAGGGCGAATGGCGTATTGTCGCGTTGGTACATGGCCGCAGCCTGCCGCAGCCTGTTCATGAACAGTCGGCGGTTTGGCAGGGAGGTCAGGCCGTCGTTCATGGCCATGAAGCGGATGTATTCCTCCTGCTCCTTTCTTTGGGTTATGTCGTCCAGTACTATCAGTGCGTTCAGAATGCTGCCCGCATCGTTCATCACGGGCGAGATGGACGCCAGCAGCCAGCACGATGCGCCGCCCTTGCGAGCATATTCGAATTCCCCTCTCCATTGTTCCCCGCATTGAATGAGCTTCCACACCTCGTCCGGCGTGATCTCCGGCAGACTGTGCAGAATGGCCGGCTGCCTGTTGTGGGCTTGGGCAGGCAGAAGGCCGGTGATTTCCGTGTAGCGGGGATTCACGTATTCCACGATGCCTTCCCGTGTCGTAATGGCAACTGCGGTGGAGCTTTGCTCAATGGCCCGCGATAGGGTTCTGATTTCATCTTCGGCCTTGCGCCGTTCCGAGATGTCGCGGGCAATGCCCATGGTGCCGAGAACGCGGATAAACCCTTCCGGCGTTTCTTCGGTCAGGGGTTGGCGGATGACTTCAAACCACTTGGATTTGCCGTTGGTCTGGCATAATTCGTCATTACGCAGCGGCATGCCGGTTTGTACCACAGCCCGCTCGTTGGCCGAGCAGCGTCTGGCCATCTCTTCCGGCAGCAGGTCGTTGTCCGTAAGCCCAGCAAGGTCTGCCGGTGCCTTGCCCAATAGTTCCCCGAGTGCGCGGTTGGCAACGCTGTAGCGTCCTTCGGCGTCCTTGATCCATGCGGGGTCCGGTATGCCGTTGAGTAGCATGAGGAACTGCCGTTCCTGCTGGCGCAGGTCTGATACATCCGCAATAATGCCGAGCATGCCGGAAATGCTGCCCTGATTGTCCCGCAGGGGCACCTTGCTTACCAGAACATCTGCCTGCCGCGGGGGCTGGCCTTCCTCGTTGATGAACATGGAGCGTTCCGCATTGATGATGGGAACGCCTGATGCCATGACATGCTGGTCTTCCTGACGGGTTCCCTGCGTGTGGGGGGATTTCCGGAGCATGCGGTTATCAAGCTCGTCATCCGCGAAGTCTTCCACGCGTTGCAAGGCCGCATTCGGAAATGCGGAGCGGAACAGGGCGTTGGCTCCGAGATAGTGATGGTTCGTATCCTTCCAGAATATATAATAGGGAATGTGCCGCAGGATGGATTCGAGCAGTTCTGTCTTGCTGGCCAGTTCGTGGCGCAGGCTTTCAATGTCCGTGATGTCGCGGGCGATGATGATGTCGCTGCGCACGCCGTCCAGTTCAATGGCGCGGGCAGAGATGAGAAACTGCCGTGCTCTGCCGCCGGAATCGCGGATGTCGGCCCGCAGGTTGCTGACGGAACCGGTCTGGCGGAGGGTGGCATAGCGATCCTGATCCTCCTGGGAATGCCAGTGGAGGATGTCTTGTATAGGTGCGCCCATGACTTCGCGCCAGCTTATGCCCAGCAGGTGCAGAAAACTCTCGTTCAGATCCATGACCAGCCCCGTGTCTGCATTGATGAAGAGAATGGGGTCCGGTGTGGCATGAAAGGCCACCTGAAAACGGCTTTCGTGACGCTTCATCGCAAGGTCTGAATGCACGGACTCTGCAGCATGCCGTTGCAATGCCATGGCCTGCCTCTCGGCTTCGGCAGTCTTGCGGCGTTGTCTGGCAAGTTCAATTTGCTGTTTTTCCTGAGCCTCCCGCTGTTCTGCGTTTTCTGCGGGCAGAGGGCATCGGGAACAGTGGCGTGCAGAGAGCAGTCTGATGAAGAGTGTGGCAAGAATGCCGGCGGCAACTGGAAGCGCCAGTCGCAACGGGGAGCCCTGTGGCAGGATCTCCGAAGTCACATACTGGTAGAGAGTGGCGGCGAGAGTTGCCAGGACAAAGATGAGCACGGCTGAAACGCCGTACTGTCTTGTATCCTTTGGGGGCTGATCCATGCATCCTGCCTTTGTGTCTGCAAGCCGGCTGTATTGCGGACGGACTGTATCATAAGAGTTGCTGCAGGCAAAGGCGGAACGTGGAGAACAGATTGCCGAAGCTTCAGGGAAAAGATGCCGTAGCTTCAGCGTCGAACCGGGATCTGTTCCATGATGCTTTTGGCGATGTGGAGAGGAAGGTCGTAAAAATAGTGCATCGTGAAGGCCGTGTTGTCTGTTGGAGACCAGACCGTGCCGCTTTCTACAGTATTGATGAGCTGGATCTCGGATTGGCAGTTGTGCAGGGCTGGGGCCCGCAGATTCTTCTCGCGGATGAGGATGAGGATGTCTTCCAGCAGCGGGAGGATCTCGCTGTCGGTCAAGGTTGCGTTGGCGATGGTTTCTCGCAAATGCCGGGCGAAAGCACTGTCCGGATCGCAGAGCATGTCCATTGATGGTGCCTGCTCAAGAAAGATGCCCAGTGCTGTGATCAGGGCGTCGGTATTATGCGTTTCGGGTCCTTTCTCCTGCCCTGACCTCATGCCTATCAGCGTACTGATGTGCCGACGGGCATGTTCTCTGAGAGACGAAAAACGGGGAATGTTCACTTGATTGTCCTATATAGGTTTTTATTTATTTAGATCGCGTCTCGAGGTGATGTCAAGCTGGTCATATAATTCCTGTTGTCCCTTTGGGAAAATGTCAGAGGTGTCTGATTAGGTTGTTGATGTATGTTGTAAAAGATATCACGGTCAGGTTTGCGCTGTTTTTTTTCTGTCATGGATAGACACGGAGACTGCCGGGGTAATGTTTGGCAACGTAGTGTCGGCTCGTTGCGGAGGTGTGTGGCATAATATCATCGTTTTATTATATATTCGGTTTGATGTATCATGCGGTTGTCGCTTTGGTTGATGTGAATGCGTATAGTTGTATGACAAAGCCAATTATTCCTTTCCAAGAATCATGGATTGCGATATGTGTTTAGGTGATTCTCGTAATCGGTACCCCGATATGCTCCATTGTCGTCATGGACATATCTCCCGCAAGGAGTGCCGAAGGGAATCTGCACGGAAGCGTTTGGTCCCCGGTTCTGCAAAATAGTGTCTCCCGCCATTCCTTTGCAGAATGCGCCTTATGCTTCCGTGCTCCTATTTATTCTCTTGTCACCTTTCCCCCTTTTCTTTGCTGCGGATAGCGGCTAGCCTTGCCCCTCATATGCGACCGCCATTCGAGAGCACGTCGAGACATGGGCGGAACCAAGGAGGATGAACGGAAGATGACCGTTTTGACGATAGCTGCTGTGAAACATAACATGCTTAAAACATTTGGCATTTGTCTGTGCCTTATCTTTGCGCTGGCCGGTTGCGGCAAGAGCGAGTCTGCTCCTTTGGGGCGTTTCAATCCTGTGGGAACGGCGGGCATATATAATGAGCAGGCGGAGCGTGCCTTTGCCAAGGCTCATGTGCTGTGGCGGGGGGAGCGTTGCACTGATCCCGATCAGGCCATAAAGTGGCTGACGGAAGCGATTACGCTGGAGCCGGAGTATGCGCAGGCGTGGCTGCGCCGCGGTTTGGCCTATTCAGACAAGGGGTGGTACGATCTTGCTCTGGACGACTTGAACAAAGCGGTCAGGCTGGCCCCGACCGTTGAGTCTTATTCCTACAGAGGACTTGTGGAGATGCGCCTCGGTAACCTTATGGGAGCGGAGCGTGACCTTACCCGCGCCATAGACATGGATTCGAATTATCACAGGGCGTGGAACTTCCGCGCGGCGACCCGACTTCTGGATGAACGGATTACCGCTGCCTGCGATGACTTCAAAACCGGCTGCAAGAAAGGGGATTGTACTGGTTGGGATAATGCCGTGCAGCAAGGCATCTGCGAGTAAGCACCGCGACAGCACTGACCTTTGGAAGCAACCGGACACGGCAGAAGCCTTCGGGGGGCTGTCCGGCAGTACGTTATATGAATCTGAAAGACCGGCTTTGGCCGGTCTTTTGTTTTTTGATGCGATATTCCGGAATGCCGTCCACCCTCGGTTACGCCTCTCCGGTACCTGCGGGACGCTACCCCGGGACACGTCTTTCGGCATTTCACGGAAAATTACCATGTTACGCAATGCCATGAATAACGCGACCATCCTGTCGGGCGGGGCAGGGGATTGCAGAGAGAAGGAGACATTCTCCATGGAATGGAAAGATGTGGCGAAAACCGTGGCAAAGGCTGCCCCCGTGCTGGCAACGGTTCTTGGCGGTCCTGCAGGGGCAGTGGCTGGAGCTGCCGGTTCGCTGGTCGCCAGCCTGTTCGGCGTTGCGCCGGAGCCTGATGAGATAGCACGGGTGCTTGATGACCCTCAGGCCCTTGTCCGCCTCAAGGAGCTGGAGAAGGAACACGCGTCACTGCTGCTGCGCTGGCAGGCAACGCAGTTGCAGGCCGAACTCGATAATGTGCGCAGCGCCCGTGAACGGGAAGTGCAACTCGCCAAGGCGGGGCACGGAGGGGCATGGGTGACAGGGCTTGTGGCCATTGTGGTCATTGTCGGTTTTTTCTGGATGCTGCAGGCGGTGGTAGAGATGGGGCAAGTGAACGAGCCCGCTCTCTTGTTGTTGGGTTCTCTCGGTACGGCCTTCGGGGCGGTGGTGAACTACTATCTGGGCTCGTCGCTGGGTTCATATCGCAAGGATGCTCTGCTGGGACAGGGCAAGCCTCAGGGCGGAAGCGGCAATGCAGCGTTGTAGCGAGGAAAGCGGCTGGTGTTTTGACCGGCGGGTGAACATATCCACCGTTGTATCGGCCCTTACGAGTCTGGCTATTGCTGTAGGCATGATTGTGTCCCTTGAGGCGCGGCTTGAAGCGCTGGAGTCCAGAACAGCCCTTATGCGTGAAGAGGTGCGTGAGGCCCGCAAGACTGTGCTGCAGGTGGAGCGTATTGACGAGCGTATTATCGCCATGCACCGGATGCTGGAGGAGATCAAGGTGGAACTGCGGCAGCGGCGGGAGGCTCGTCCATGAGCAGGCTTACACCGCAACAGAAGCGATTTGCTGAGGAATACCTGATTGACCTTGATGCGGATGCAGCCGCACGCAGGGCCGGATACAGCGAGGCTGGCTGCAGGCGTGCCGCCGTTCGCAACATGCGGCATGCCGGAGTGAGGGAGGCCATACGCGAAGCGCGGGAGCAGCGTATCGAGCGTGTGCAGGTGACACAGGATATGGTGCTCCGCGAGCTTGCAGCCATCGGTTTTACCACCATGGCGGACGTGTGCCGCTGGTCCGGAGACTCGTTGGAACTTCTTGATTCCGGCTCGCTCAGTACTGAACAGGCGGCTGCCATTGCCGAGATAACGGAAACCACGACATCCCGTGGCGGTACCGTGCGGGTGAAGCTGCACTCCAAGCTCAAGGCCCTTGAGATGCTGGCACGCCACGTGGGATTGTATGAGGAACGGACGGATGATGCCGAGCCTGCAGCAGACGCCTGCCTGCCTGTCATCTCACCAGAATTACGGGAGAAGCTGGACGCCATGTATGGCGTGTCCCGCATCTGTGGCGGCGGTGACAGGGAGGCGGACAGGCAGACGGGGCGTGTTGAAGACGTGGCTGTCCCTAAGAACGGGGGCATGGCGTCTGCACATGAGCCATCATTAGCTGCTGTGAAGAGGAAGAGGCCATCCTCCGAACGGGGCGGGGGCCGCTTTGGTGAAGAAAACGCAGGGGGGCACGAAGAAGGATTCGAAGACGAACCGGACTGGGATTCTTTCGGGTCCGGTGACGATGGCGATTTCTAGGAGACAATGAAAAAGGGACCGGCAGAATTGTCTCTGCCGGTCCCTGATCCAGGACTCGATGTTTTGTCAGGCCGGTGGGGACGTTTGCTCCGTCGGCTTTGGGGCAGATCAGGCGTAGCGTCCCGTGCGTTCATATTCCGGTTTGAATTTTTTCATGAAGGCTGAATCGATGTAGTCCTTGATGCGGAACGCGAGGCTGCCGCCGAAGCGGATGCCGAATTTATGCAGCACGCCGGTGCGCCCGCCCGTGTTGTAGATGAGCAGGTAGTCGCCACCCGGAGAGAATTCCATGAGCGGTGCGCCTTCGAGCTGCGCCATGACGTTATGGTAGAGCACGGGATTCTCGCGCACGGCGTAGACGCCTACCTTGTCCAGCGGCTGCGGCTCGAACCAGATGCAGTCGCCTCCGCCGAAAATGTCCGGATATTTGGGACTCTGCAGGTACTTGTTCACCAGCAGTCCGCCGTCCGGCCCTGCCGGAATGCCGGAGGGGGCGAAGAGGGGGCGGGGACGCACACCCATGGCGATGAAGATGATGTCCGCAGAGTGTTGTTTGCCGTTGTCCAGTGTGACCTTTCCGGTGGAAACGGATTGCACGTAATTGCCGCCCACCAGTTCCACACCGTGTTTCAGCAGGGCCTTGCGGCAGAGTTCGCGCACGGTGTCCGGGGCCTTGGACATGAAGGTTTTGCCGTGAAACAGGGCGACGGAGACGTTGCCTCCAACCTCCTGACCGCAGGCCCATGCGTTGCCCGCAACCTCTACGCCCGCGGGTCCGCCGCCGACGACGGCGACACGCACATGGTCCTTGCGGGCCAGTTCCATCAGGCGTTCGCGGCCCATGAGTAGATT is drawn from Desulfovibrio mangrovi and contains these coding sequences:
- a CDS encoding diguanylate cyclase domain-containing protein — encoded protein: MDQPPKDTRQYGVSAVLIFVLATLAATLYQYVTSEILPQGSPLRLALPVAAGILATLFIRLLSARHCSRCPLPAENAEQREAQEKQQIELARQRRKTAEAERQAMALQRHAAESVHSDLAMKRHESRFQVAFHATPDPILFINADTGLVMDLNESFLHLLGISWREVMGAPIQDILHWHSQEDQDRYATLRQTGSVSNLRADIRDSGGRARQFLISARAIELDGVRSDIIIARDITDIESLRHELASKTELLESILRHIPYYIFWKDTNHHYLGANALFRSAFPNAALQRVEDFADDELDNRMLRKSPHTQGTRQEDQHVMASGVPIINAERSMFINEEGQPPRQADVLVSKVPLRDNQGSISGMLGIIADVSDLRQQERQFLMLLNGIPDPAWIKDAEGRYSVANRALGELLGKAPADLAGLTDNDLLPEEMARRCSANERAVVQTGMPLRNDELCQTNGKSKWFEVIRQPLTEETPEGFIRVLGTMGIARDISERRKAEDEIRTLSRAIEQSSTAVAITTREGIVEYVNPRYTEITGLLPAQAHNRQPAILHSLPEITPDEVWKLIQCGEQWRGEFEYARKGGASCWLLASISPVMNDAGSILNALIVLDDITQRKEQEEYIRFMAMNDGLTSLPNRRLFMNRLRQAAAMYQRDNTPFALLFLDLNNFKEINDTLGHDAGDLVLKTIADRISESLREVDFAARLGGDEFVVLLHNIRNETEIHKAATRIAEAVRLPVTINGQERQVETAIGIALCPQHGTDPDSLLTMADKAMYQCKSAPQVPYITSEIQSEYGN
- the sppA gene encoding signal peptide peptidase SppA → MRINPRLATIFLFFAVITLSGCAPKVKLFGEPSPLQQYTLQGDGDDKILLINIHGVIDNKPSRGWLSSRPGMVQQVVTRLDAAREDDAIRSVLLVIDSPGGGVTASDVIQHELARYKKDTGNKVVALFMDIAASGGYYIATAADGIVAHPSTVTGSIGTVFIRPQVSGLMDKIGVEAIVTKSGAHKDMGSPFREETEEEQALFQTMIDTMNNRFQTLVQESRKLSQTQASLFADARILTANQALEAGLVDRIGYMEDALRMVEEKAGIENPRVVAYRESSFPNESVYNNMETRTADSAALINISLAEFLAVPRTGFYYLWAPEYVR
- a CDS encoding tetratricopeptide repeat protein, which encodes MLKTFGICLCLIFALAGCGKSESAPLGRFNPVGTAGIYNEQAERAFAKAHVLWRGERCTDPDQAIKWLTEAITLEPEYAQAWLRRGLAYSDKGWYDLALDDLNKAVRLAPTVESYSYRGLVEMRLGNLMGAERDLTRAIDMDSNYHRAWNFRAATRLLDERITAACDDFKTGCKKGDCTGWDNAVQQGICE
- a CDS encoding terminase small subunit, with product MSRLTPQQKRFAEEYLIDLDADAAARRAGYSEAGCRRAAVRNMRHAGVREAIREAREQRIERVQVTQDMVLRELAAIGFTTMADVCRWSGDSLELLDSGSLSTEQAAAIAEITETTTSRGGTVRVKLHSKLKALEMLARHVGLYEERTDDAEPAADACLPVISPELREKLDAMYGVSRICGGGDREADRQTGRVEDVAVPKNGGMASAHEPSLAAVKRKRPSSERGGGRFGEENAGGHEEGFEDEPDWDSFGSGDDGDF
- a CDS encoding Smr/MutS family protein — translated: MSFEDANPFKKLDKLLFKDAEDPKGKKQKDTLVRKTSAAKSGKMGNAKSPSGNGAAVNDMLQEEGAADFMRAMTGVARLEKAKSSKAGGGASSSAKADVAGTLAHGKSSQPPQDEGIFSMADLEEFKQVAKKGTSQEIKSSHEDSDARKRSRDAVVKRETLTVQQAEDMQSHGEDAEEDAFMQAMEGVSGITSRGRDIRKRPELAQKGQGAAHAAQALQDLLDGTIEFQLEYTEEFIQGHVSGFDPVVLGKLRAGQYSPEAHLDLHGMVAQEAYDALVMFMRMAYNKGMRNVLLIPGRGKNSPEGFGVLRQKMQHWLTRDPFKRVVLAFCTAQPRDGGAGAVYVMLRKMKKSHGKIQWDRTPSDPDLFV
- a CDS encoding NAD(P)/FAD-dependent oxidoreductase produces the protein MSKLLLVGAGHAHMTIMENIPAILAKGHEVTVIGPGERHYYSGMGPGMLGGDYKPQDISFPVKRACEQAGATFLVDKCAAIKPEEKLVVLESGQEVPYDVASFNTGSSIVDDVVQKGSQDIYRVKPIENLLMGRERLMELARKDHVRVAVVGGGPAGVEVAGNAWACGQEVGGNVSVALFHGKTFMSKAPDTVRELCRKALLKHGVELVGGNYVQSVSTGKVTLDNGKQHSADIIFIAMGVRPRPLFAPSGIPAGPDGGLLVNKYLQSPKYPDIFGGGDCIWFEPQPLDKVGVYAVRENPVLYHNVMAQLEGAPLMEFSPGGDYLLIYNTGGRTGVLHKFGIRFGGSLAFRIKDYIDSAFMKKFKPEYERTGRYA